In Rhinolophus ferrumequinum isolate MPI-CBG mRhiFer1 chromosome 25, mRhiFer1_v1.p, whole genome shotgun sequence, the following proteins share a genomic window:
- the LOC117017358 gene encoding LOW QUALITY PROTEIN: uncharacterized protein LOC117017358 (The sequence of the model RefSeq protein was modified relative to this genomic sequence to represent the inferred CDS: deleted 2 bases in 1 codon; substituted 1 base at 1 genomic stop codon), producing KGLTDLFESVMHTHSPTWDDCQQLLKTLFTIKEREWILTEARKNVPGDNRRPTTLPNLIDERFPLNRPDWGFGNAEGRESLQVYCQTLMAGLRAAARRPTNLAKVKAIMQGENESPAVFLERLYDAYRQYTPLDPLAEENQSAVIMSFINQAAPDIRKKLYKQEGLGEMSIRDLMKVAERVFNTRETPEEREDRIRKENQELQERIRKEDREHQSRENRRQQREMAKILLAGLQSTVRVGLCPAGPARPWRPRPQLDRGQCANCKEYGHWKRECPKCQGQTGQDVRVLLAGMESDXGRRDLDPFPESWVTAYVEGKPVGFMVDTGAQYSVLNKPTEPLSQKTSLVQGATGSKAYRWTSRRQVDLGHHQVTHSFLVIPECPAPLLGHDLLTKIRAQIHFEPDGIKVLDGQGQPLHILTLSLVDEHRLFALQDNPYNPPSTEWPRDMDYWLKTYPQAWAEIAGVGRVARRAPVVVELKASAQPIRIRQYPMSAEARKGIAPHINHLLEAGILKPCHSAWNTPLLPVKKPGGKDYRPVQDLREVNKRVEDIHPTVPNPYTLLSHLPPSHVWYTALDLKDAFFSIALAPSSQHIFAFEWNDGNTGTPGQLTWTRLPQGFKNSPTLFNEALNQDLDSFRQSHNSVTLLQYVDDLLLAAPSEAECRQTTGDLLQELGQLGYRASAKKAQICRQTVTYLGYKLKEGTRWLTEAMKETILRLPVPTSAREVREFLGTTGYGRLWILGYGEIAKPLYEATKDKVPWAWGSDQQKAYDELKVALLRAPALALPDPLKPFTLFVDERRGIVKGVLMQRLGPWKRPVAYLSKKLDPVAAGWPPCLRIIAAVALMVKDADKLTFGQHLKVVTPHAIEGVLKYPPGRWMTNARLTHYQGLLLDAPRIIFAEPTALNPATLLPTPALRAPLHDCQEIMAEVTQVRPDLQDTSLPNSELVWYTDGSSFVIDGVRRAGAAVVDQGGNIIWSASLSPGTSAQKAELIALAEALAGVSEGRRVTVYTDSRYTFGTVHVHGAIYRERGFVTAEGKALRNLPEVRRLLMAMQMPQAVAVVHIPGHQSAQTREAEGNRRADEAAKAVAVASSALALTSDQQEWHRDTEGRLILPAQLGLFLLSNLHQATHLGKKKLLTILESARLRFPRQTAQIQEIVDQCVGCQAMRPSRKGPQQTGTRVRGRAPGRSWEVDFTEVKPGRCGYKYLLVMVDTFSGWVEAFPTKRETAQVVAKALLEEIIPRYGVPEVLGSDNGPAFISNVLQGLARAIGINWKLHCEYNPQSSGQVERMNRTLKETLSKLAIETGGDWVTLLPYAIFRVRNSPYVYGLTPFEILYGAPPPIIVRTLPDHDPNVAPSYLASLKALQGVQHEIWPLVSSLYEIKDAPNPEHGIVPGDWVWVRRHRSRTLEERWKGPYVVILVTPTALKVDGIGPWLHHSHVRQLEKTQAEEWISGSYDDTLITL from the exons aaaggcctaactgacctgttcgagtctgtcatgcacacacacagtcccacttgggatgattgccagcagcttcttaagaccttattcaccatCAAGGAGCGCGAGTGGATCCTCACGGAGGCCAGAAAGAATGTCCCCGGCGACAACAGGCGGCCgacgaccttgccgaacctgatcgacgagcgctttcccctgaatagaccggattggggctttgggaacgcagaaggtagggagAGTCTCCAAGTCTACTgccagactcttatggcaggtctccgagcggcggcacgccgccccaccaatttggccaaggtaaaagctataatgcaaggggaaaatgaaagcccggccgtgtttttagaacgcctctatgatgcttacagacagtacaccccgttggaccccctggcagaggaaaaccagtcggctgtaattatgtcctttataaaccaggctgccccagatattaggaagaaattgtacaaacaggagggactgggagagatGTCCATTCgggatttaatgaaagtagcggagagagtcttcaacactcgagagactcccgaagaaagggaggatagaattaggaaagaaaatcaggaattacaggaacgaatcaggaaggaagacagagagcatcagagcagggagaacaggaggcagcagagggagatggccaagatcttgttggcaggcttgcaaagcacagtcagggtgggactgtgtccggccggaccagcccgaccgtggagaccgcggccccaactggataggggacagtgtgcaaactgcaaagaatatggacattggaagagggagtgccccaagtgccagggccaaacagggcaagacgtacgggtcctgctggcggggatggagagtgactaggggagacgGGACTTGGATCCCTtccccgagtcttgggtaactgcgtatgtggaggggaagccagtaggattcatggtagacacaggagcccagtactcagttttgaataagcctacggagcccttatctcagaaaaccagtttggtgcaaggggcaactgggtccaaggcttatcggtggactagtagGCGCCAAGTGGACTTAGGCCAccaccaagtgacccactccttcctagttatccctgaatgccctgcccccttattGGGGCAcgatctcctgactaagatcagggcccagatccattttgagccggatggcattaaggtattggatggccaaggacagcccctccacattttgaccctgtctcttgtggatgaacatcgcctgttcgccctgcaggacaacccctacaaccctccctctacagaatggccccgtgatatggattattggcttaaaacgtaccctcaggcgtgggcggaaatagcgggtgtgggccgggtggcccgccgagcaccagtagtggtggaacttaaagcctcggcccagcctatccggatccgccagtaccccatgtctgcagaggcgcggaaagggattgccccgcacattaaccatttactggaagctggaatactgaaaccttgccattctgcctggaacaccccacttctccccgttaagaaaccggggggaaaagattataggccagtccaggacttgagggaagtgaataagagggttgaagacatccaccccacggtccccaacccttataccttactaagtcacttgcccccttcacatgtctggtatactGCCTTAGATCTAAAGGATGCtttttttagcatagccctggcacccagcagccaacacatttttgccttcgaatggaatgatggcaatacgggaacccccgggcagctgacctggactagactaccgcaaggcttcaaaaactctccaactctgtttaatgaagccctaaatcaggatttggactcgtttcgccagagccataattcagttacgctcctgcagtacgtagatgacttgcttctggcggCCCCCTCCGAAGCTGAATGCCGACAGAccactggagacctcctccaggagctggggcagttgggctatcgggccagtgcaaagaaggctcaaatatgcaggcaaacagtcacctacctggggtataagctgaaagaaggaaccagatggctgacagaggccatgaaagagactattcttagacttccagtcccgacctcagcacgagaggtccgtgagtttttagggacgacaggctacggccggctgtggattttggggtatggtgaaatagcaaaacctctgtatgaggcaaccaaggataaggtcccttgggcctgggggtcagaccaacagaaggcctacgatgaactcaaggtcgctctcctaagagccccggctctggcattgccagaccccctgaagcccttcactctctttgttgatgagaggaggggaatagtgaaaggggtgctaatgcagcgtctggggccctggaaacgtccggttgcctatttatccaagaagctagatccagttgcagcaggatggcccccgtgcttaaggatcattgcggcagtagccctaatggtgaaggatgctgataaactcacttttgggcaacatctgaaggtagtgaccccccatgcgatcgagggggtcctgaaatatccccctggtaggtggatgactaatgcccgactaacccattaccaaggactcttgctagatgcaccccggataatcttcgctgaacccaccgctctgaatccagccaccctgctgccgaccccggctctgagagctcccctgcatgattgccaagagatcatggcagaagtcacccaggtgcgccccgacctccaggacacctcactacccaacagtgagttggtatggtacactgatggaagcagcttcgttatagatggtgtgcggagggcaggcgcagcggtggtagaccaaggcggaaacatcatttggagtgcctcgctttccccggggacatcagcacagaaggccgaactgatcgCGCTGGCGGAGGCGCTGGCG GGCGTCTCCGAAGGGagacgagtgactgtctacaccgatagccgctacacctttggcactgtccatgtgcatggcgctatctaccgggaaagaggctttgttacagcggaaggaaaggctctgcgcaatcttcctgaggtacgaagactgctGATGGCCATGCAAATGCCCCAGGCAGTAgcagttgtccacatccctgggcaccagtctgcccagacccgggaagctgaaggaaaccggcgagcggatgaagccgccaaggcagtggcagtagcttcatcagctttagcactcac atctgatcagcaggagtggcatcgggatacagaaggaagattgatattgccggcacagctaggactgtttcttctttccaacctgcatcaagccacccacttaggaaaaaagaagttgctgacgattctcgagtccgcccgcctccggtttccccgacaaacggctcagattcaagagatcGTAGATCAGTGCGttgggtgccaggctatgagacccagtaggaaaggaccccaacagACAGGTACAagggtacggggaagagcgccgggacggagttgggaagtggactttactgaggtaaagcctgggaggtgtgggtataagtacttgctagtaatggttgacacattttcaggctgggtggaagccttccccacgaaacgggagactgcccaagtggttgctaaggcgttactagaagaaattattcccagatatggggtccccgaggttttaggctccgataacggcccagctttcatcagtaacgtcctacagggactagcccgagcgatagggatcaattggaagttacattgtgaatataatccccagagctcagggcaggtagagagaatgaatcggactctaaaggagaccttgtccaaactagccatcgagactggcggggactgggtgaccctcttaccctatgccatcttccgggtccggaactcaccatatgtatatggtttgacacctttcgaaattctgtatggggcaccaccccccattattgttcgtactctaccagatcatgaccccaatgtggccccaagttatctggccagtttaaaggccctgcaaggggtccaacatgagatatggcccctagtgagttccctgtatgaaattaaggacgccccgaacccggaacatggcatcgttccaggggattgggtatgggtaaggagacacaggtcccggacactggaggaaagatggaaaggtccttatgtggttattctggttacccccactgccttaaaggttgacggcattgggccttggctccatcactctcacgtgcgccagctggagaagacgcaAGCTGAGGAGTGGATCAGTGGATCGTACGAcgacaccctgataaccctctga